A single genomic interval of uncultured Desulfobulbus sp. harbors:
- a CDS encoding hydrogenase maturation nickel metallochaperone HypA — MHELSLAQSLLDQLLGLAREHQAERVTRVSVTIGPFSGIVRDSFEFGFNILKESTPQTKDAVLDVETPDPVYVCLDCNKVSVIPFAQAGESEEMVLGGGYPKKCPWCCLNRLSPKGGTELILNQVEME, encoded by the coding sequence ATGCATGAACTCTCACTTGCGCAAAGCCTGCTTGACCAGTTGCTGGGATTGGCCCGGGAACACCAGGCAGAGCGCGTTACCCGGGTATCGGTCACCATTGGTCCGTTCTCCGGGATCGTCCGCGACTCCTTTGAGTTTGGCTTCAACATTCTCAAGGAATCCACGCCCCAGACCAAGGATGCGGTCCTGGATGTGGAAACACCGGATCCGGTCTATGTCTGCCTGGACTGCAACAAGGTGTCGGTGATTCCCTTTGCTCAAGCGGGAGAATCGGAGGAGATGGTCCTTGGCGGCGGTTATCCGAAGAAGTGCCCCTGGTGCTGTCTCAACCGGCTCTCTCCCAAGGGGGGAACCGAACTCATATTGAATCAAGTAGAAATGGAGTAG
- the hypB gene encoding hydrogenase nickel incorporation protein HypB — protein MCDTCGCQLHEHHQHDTKVVEVNRSLLEANQKQAHSNRHHIESMGALAINMISSPGSGKTTLLERTIEVLKDTVKIGVIEGDIETERDADRIRSKGIPAVQLTTGGACHLDAPMVHGGLHVLEHFAKGQGYDLIFIENVGNLVCPSTFDLGEHRRVILLSVPEGSDKPAKYPATFRGADLVLITKTDLLPHFDFSLEEARKESETLKPGVPIIELSSTTGDGFEQWIDYLKQMLAK, from the coding sequence ATGTGTGATACCTGCGGCTGTCAACTGCACGAACACCACCAGCACGACACCAAGGTGGTCGAGGTCAACCGGAGCCTGTTGGAGGCCAACCAGAAACAGGCCCATTCCAACCGGCATCATATCGAGTCCATGGGCGCCCTGGCCATCAACATGATTTCCAGCCCCGGCTCGGGTAAGACCACCCTGCTCGAACGGACCATAGAAGTGCTCAAGGACACGGTCAAGATCGGCGTCATCGAGGGGGATATCGAGACCGAGCGCGACGCCGACCGCATCCGCTCCAAGGGCATTCCCGCGGTCCAGTTGACCACCGGCGGCGCCTGCCACCTCGATGCGCCCATGGTCCATGGCGGCCTCCATGTGCTCGAGCATTTTGCCAAGGGCCAGGGCTACGATCTGATCTTCATCGAGAACGTGGGCAATTTGGTGTGTCCGTCCACCTTCGACCTGGGCGAACACCGGCGGGTGATTCTGCTCTCCGTGCCCGAGGGCTCCGACAAGCCGGCGAAGTACCCGGCCACTTTCCGCGGTGCAGACCTGGTGCTGATCACCAAGACGGACCTCTTGCCCCATTTTGATTTTTCGCTGGAAGAGGCCAGAAAGGAGAGCGAGACGCTCAAGCCCGGTGTGCCGATCATTGAGTTGTCCTCAACCACCGGCGACGGTTTTGAGCAGTGGATCGATTACCTCAAGCAGATGCTGGCGAAGTAA
- a CDS encoding DUF6515 family protein produces MRQRTLQTANHQNNRSQTTFLLGIGLVILLAGPTTGAAHPMGAGFGPERAMRCGSDQGPGPLPSLPDKRPPMPEPAKNPLRSVMELPGDAQEVALKTPPIYTSNGLFYLKLGDRYQVLPPPPGALIAQLPKGATTLTVGTETFFSSEGVFYQKAGQDITGYEVVPSPVSPLPLPPPPPPKPAMAAIEPPDMVTIQVHSSADQTTPVVLKRNGRQWIGPKGEVYDRLPTEQELLP; encoded by the coding sequence ATGAGGCAGAGAACATTGCAGACAGCCAATCACCAGAACAACAGATCACAGACCACCTTTCTTCTCGGCATTGGCCTAGTCATACTCTTGGCAGGCCCCACAACGGGTGCAGCCCACCCCATGGGCGCTGGCTTCGGTCCGGAACGGGCCATGCGTTGCGGCTCGGACCAGGGGCCGGGACCTCTGCCGTCACTGCCGGACAAACGCCCCCCAATGCCTGAACCGGCGAAAAACCCGTTGCGAAGCGTGATGGAGCTTCCCGGGGATGCGCAGGAGGTCGCCCTCAAGACGCCGCCCATCTACACCAGCAACGGCCTGTTTTACCTCAAACTCGGCGATCGCTACCAGGTCCTCCCGCCTCCTCCGGGGGCACTCATCGCCCAACTCCCCAAGGGAGCGACTACCCTTACCGTGGGAACAGAGACTTTTTTCAGCTCTGAGGGTGTGTTTTATCAAAAGGCTGGCCAGGACATTACAGGATACGAGGTCGTCCCCTCGCCGGTCAGCCCCCTGCCCCTGCCGCCTCCGCCACCCCCCAAACCCGCCATGGCCGCCATTGAGCCGCCGGATATGGTGACCATTCAGGTGCATTCAAGCGCTGACCAGACCACTCCCGTGGTCCTCAAGCGAAACGGTCGTCAGTGGATCGGCCCCAAGGGCGAGGTGTATGACCGCCTGCCGACCGAACAGGAGCTCCTCCCCTAA
- a CDS encoding metal-dependent transcriptional regulator — protein sequence MSPETRLSASQEDYLEAVYHIAREKKVARAKDIAKRLDVRASSVTNALRMLSSLGLINYAPYDLITLTEAGLAKAEDIVTRHEALANFMVTVLGVDPVEANKAACKMEHSVPKSIVNRLIQYADYIAHCPRGGITWDSGFGYYCKTGCTQAQCDRQRLQPEKPPADEDDE from the coding sequence ATGTCCCCTGAAACTCGATTAAGTGCCAGCCAGGAAGACTATCTGGAGGCCGTGTATCACATCGCCCGCGAAAAGAAAGTTGCCCGGGCCAAGGATATCGCCAAACGGCTGGATGTACGTGCATCGTCGGTGACCAACGCACTGCGCATGCTCTCGTCGCTTGGCCTGATCAACTATGCCCCTTACGATTTGATCACCCTCACCGAAGCCGGTCTGGCCAAGGCCGAGGACATCGTCACCCGACATGAGGCCTTGGCCAATTTCATGGTGACGGTTCTCGGTGTCGATCCGGTGGAGGCCAATAAAGCCGCCTGCAAGATGGAGCATTCCGTACCTAAGTCGATAGTCAACCGGCTCATCCAGTATGCCGATTATATCGCCCATTGTCCCCGTGGAGGCATAACCTGGGATTCGGGATTCGGTTACTACTGCAAAACCGGCTGTACCCAGGCCCAGTGTGATCGGCAGCGGCTGCAACCCGAGAAACCGCCGGCTGATGAGGATGATGAGTAG